The genomic DNA GATAATTCTTACCACGCATTAAGCGAAATGGTAGAACACATAAAAGATATTTTAAGAGAATTAAAATTACCTTACAGAATTTTACGTTTGTGTGGTGGTGATACTGGTTTTACAGCTGCTTTAACCTTCGATTTTGAATTGTTTTCTACAGCACAAGATAGATGGTTAGAAATTAGTTCTGCTTCTAACTTTGAAACTTTTCAAGCAAATAGATTGAAACTTCGTTTTAAGAATAAAGAAGGCAAAAGTGAATTTGCACATACGTTAAACGGAAGTTCTTTAGCTTTACCACGTGTTTTAGCAGGAATTTTAGAAAACTACCAAACAGCAGACGGAATTAAAATACCAGATGTTTTGGTACCATATTGTGGGTTTGACATGATTAAGTAAGAAAGACTTAGTCATTAATTTTTTGAATGAAAAATAGCTAAACTATAAATTTATAGTTTTAGAAATTTAATACTGTAATTTTAGCATTCAGTCTAAAACGGACTATCTTAAAAACTGCTAACTAGTTAGAAATTACAGCAATCATTAACCTCTTGTATTTATTCATTTCAATAAGTGAGTTTAAATAGGCACTTATTTGTCCGTTTTTCATAAACTCAATTGAGTTGTATTTTGCAGTTTCGTATTGTGTAGAAAAAGTATTCATAATCTTAAAATTTGATTGGTTATTTACTCTATAGACAAGTTTGATGCCAAAATGTTACAAATAGAAAATAAAATACGTTTGGTTTAATAAAATTTTAACATTTATCTTGAGTATCTTTGATTGTGATGAAAAAAATATTTCTACTTATTTTACTAACTATTAATGGTTTAAGTATCGCCCAGAATGCAGCTCAAAAAACGGCACAGAATGAGTATCTCTTAGCAGAAAATTATTTTAGAGAAGGAGAATATGAAAAAGCAACTCAGGTTTTTAAAAAACTGTATGATAGTTCGCCGTTTAATACAACGTATTTAGGACGCTTAATTTCTTGCTATCAAGAAACAGATCAGTTTTTAGAAGCAGAAAACCTACTAAAAAGTAGAATAACCGCGAATAAGAGTCAGGTTTATTTGTACGTGTATTTAGGCTATAATTACGAGAAACAACTTCAAAAAGAAAAAGCACAAGAAAATTATACGCTGGCTTTAAATTCTTTGGATAAAAACCCTGCGTATGGTGGTTTAATTGGAAGACTTTTTAAAGATTTTAACTTGCTAGACGATGCTATTTTAGCGTATGAAAAGGCGATGGAAGTTAATAAAAATGCGAATTATAATTTTCAGATTGCGCAGATTTATGGTGAAAAGGGAGATTTTAAAAAAATGTTTGAATCTTATATTGATTTAGTAGATAAAAATGATCAATACTTTAGTTTGGTACAAAGATATACCAGCAAGTATATTACAGACGATGCTGAAAATGAAGCGAACATTTTATTCAGAAAGACACTTTTAAGAAAGTCTGCAAGCAATCCAAAAGATGCTTGGAACACTTTGTTAAGTTGGTTGTTTACACAGCAAAAAGACTACACAAAGGCGCTTATTCAAGAAAAAGCATTGTATCAAAGAAAACCAGACGATTTAAGTGCCATTTTTACCATCGGGCAAATTGCTTTCAACAACAAGGCTTTTGATGCTTCGCAAGAATGTTTTAATTTTATAATTGAAAAATCTACTACTAAAAGTGAAGTAATTAACGCAAATTTATACCTAGTTAAAATTGCTGTTGCCACCAAGAATCCAGGAACAGAAACTTTATTTCAACATCTTTTTACCACTTTTGGAAAAAATGCAGCAACTGTAAATTTACAAGTAGTTTATGCAGATTTTTTAACTTTTTCAGAAAACAAGCCAGCACAAGCAAACAGCGTTTTAGAGGAAGCTCTTTCTTATGCAAACTCTAAGTTTGACAAAGCAAGAATTAAGTTAAAATTAGGTGATGTTTTAGTATTTACAGGCAAATTTAACAAAGCTCTTATTTATTTTTCGCAAATTCAAACACAATTAAAAAATCACGAATTAGGACAAGAAGCACGGTTTAAAGTAGCACAAACTAGTTATTTTAAAGGTGATTTCGATTGGGCAAAAGCACAACTAAAAGTGTTAAAAAGCTCTACCACACAATTGATTGCAAATGACGCTGTAGATTTATTTTTAAAAATTTCTGATAATGAACCCGTAGATTCTATTCCTTCGGGTTTAAAGCAATTGGCAAATGCAGAATTGTTGGCTTTTCAGAATAAGAATGAAGAAGCTTTAACTGAATTAAATAATTTGTTTGTTAAGAAAGATGTATTTATCAATGGTTTAATTCCTGGTGAAGTAATCTATGATGATGTGTTGTTTTTTCAAGCGAAGTTGCTCATCAAACAGCAAAGGTATAAAGAAGCTATTGCTAGTTTGTCTAAAATTATAGCAGCAGATAATCAAGGTTTTTTAACAGATGATGTTTACTTTATGATGGCAGAAACCTATAATAACAATTTAAAAAACACAGAAAAAGCACAAGAATATTATCAGAAAATAATTTTCGAACATCCTTCTAGTATTTACTTAGTAGATGCTAGAAAAAAATACAGAAAACTAAGAGGAGACAGGGTTTAATAAAATTAAACGTATACACAAATAAACAATTACACAGATTAATATGTACATATACAACGTAACTATAAATATTGATGGAACTGCACATAACGAATGGTTAACTTGGGTTGAGTCTCATATAACAGCTATTTTAAATACAGGTAAATTTACATCAGCAAAACTTACAGAGGTTTTGGTAGAAGAAGAAATGGGCGGTAGAACATACTCTATACAATATGCAGCAAGCTCAAGAGAAGATTTAGATGATTATTATAAACTACATGCAGATGATTTTCGTTTGGCAATCTTAAAGAAATTTGCAGATAAAATGCTGACTTTTAATACAGAATTAAAAATTGTAAACGAGTTTTATCCTACAAGCGTTAGTAATTAGATAGGTTTTTATAAAAACAGAAAAAATATATTAATCTTTGGTTTTTTATTAATTCTTTCAGGAGTTATACTTTCATATATAAAATGGGGAATAGAGCCAGAAGAAACAATTGGTGGCATTCTTAGTGGTTTTGGTACGGTACTAATTATAACATCCTTTACTTTTAAAACGCCTAAAAACTAGCTTCAACACCAATAGAAAATGCGTTTATGTTAGAAACTCCTAATTTATAATGTTCATAACCAGAAGAAATTCTGTAATTCTTTATATTGTATTTTAGTAACAATTTGGTATTTCTAACAGATTTACTATTTACTGTTGCCCATTTATGAGAAGCAACCAAGCTAATAGGTTTTGCTATAAAAAGTTCTCCACCAAACCCCATTAAAAAGCGAGTTTCTTTTACGTCATTAAAAATACGTCTAAAACCTAAGCCAAACCACGCATCGAAACGTTGGGTTCTAATTCTATGGTATTTTAATAAAGTAGAAAACATGTTAAAAGAATCTCTTTTTCCGTTTACTTTTTCGGAAAAAGTGGTGTAATTAATGTCTAAGGCAAATCGTTTCAAAAACCTAAAATCTACTCCAATATCATTACCATATAAATTTTTACTTTCAATTAAAAAATGATTGTAAACATCGAATCTTGTAATGTTATAATTAGTAGCATCTGTATACACAAAATTACCATATTTAGATTCTTTATAAGGATAATTAGAAATTTCTGCTGTACTCATTCTGCCTGCCATTTCCCAAGGAGATTCAAAAACAGCACCATAAACAGTATATGCAGCAGCGTACCATATAATTCTGGCAAACGGATTTTCTATATCATTGCTGTTATTAGTTGTTGAAGTAGAAGACGATTTTGAACGCTTTGCTGATCTTGTTCCTGAACTTTCCGAAGATTTTGTACTTTTTAAACTCTCTTTTGCTTTATCTAGTTTACCGTCTTGAGAAAAACTATAAGAACAAATAAACGCAAATAGTAAGGATAGAATAAGTATTTTTTTTTTCATCTAGGTTGATTTTTAAAAGTCTGAATCAAACAAAAATTATGCCGATTTAACTGTACCTTTGCTTTTAGAAGGATAAAAACAAATATTGTGTCTGTAAAAGCAAAAAAACATTTAGGTCAGCATTTTTTAATGGATGAAAGTATTGCAAAAGATATTGCAGATGCTTTATCTGGAAATGGATATGATGACGTCTTAGAAATTGGTCCAGGAATGGGCGTTTTAACGAAATATTTATTACCAAAAAAAGCAAAAGTTACTGTCATAGAACTAGACAGAGAATCTATTGCTTATTTAAATGATACTTTTCCTTTAGAGCACATCAAATTAGACACTTCTAAAGAGCACTTTTCTATTGTAGAAGGCGATTTTTTAAGGAAAGATATACAAGAAATGTTTCCGAAGAAACAAGTAGCAATTATTGGTAATTTCCCGTATAACATTTCTACTCAAATTGTTTTTAAAGCAATAGAAAACAGAGAATTTGTACCTGAATTTGCAGGTATGTTTCAAAAAGAAGTTGCTAAAAGAATTGCAGAAAAAGAAGGTTCTAAGGTCTACGGAATTATGTCTGTTTTAACACAAGCTTTTTTCGATGTAGAATACCTTTTTACAGTTCCACCAACGGTATTTAATCCACCTCCAAAAGTAGATTCTGGTGTAATAAGACTTATTAGAAAAAAAGATTATTCACTTCCTGTAGATGAAAAAATATTCTTTAGGGTTGTAAAAACGGCATTTAACCAACGTAGAAAAATGCTACGTTCTAGCTTAAAGTCTTTTAATCTCTCGGATTCTTTAAAAGAAGACCCTATATTTGCGAAACGTCCAGAACAATTATCTGTTCAGGATTTTATTTCTCTCACGCAAAAATTAATAGAAAATGGCATTTGAAATTAGTGATGAATTTCTAGAAAAATTAGTTGGCTTTATCTATGAAAACAACGATTCTGAAATAAAACAACTTTTTGAGGAAGTCCATTTTGCAGATATAGCAGAGGTTTTAGACGAAGTAAGTTTTGAGGAAGCTATCTATATTATTAAACTTTTAGATAGCGAAAAAACATCTGAAATTCTAACAGAATTAGATGAAGATACCCGCGAAAAAATTCTAGAAAATTTATCTACAAAAGAAATTGCTCGAGAAATTGGTGAGATGGATTCTGATGATGCTGCAGACATTATTGGAGAACTTTCAGAGGAACGTCAATTACGTGTAATTAACGCCCTAAAAGATGATGAATTAGCGGCAGACATTAAAGAACTATTGTCTTATGAAGATGATACAGCTGGTGCATTAATGGCAAAAGAATTGGTAAAGGTTTATGAAACTTGGACGGTTGCTGGTTGTATGCGTAGAATTAGAGGACAAGCTCAAGAAGTTACCAGAGTACATTCTATTTACGTAGTAGATAAAGAAGATAAATTGGTAGGTAGATTGTCTTTAAAGGATTTAATTATTGCCAAATCAGATCAAAAAATTGCAGACATTTCTAAGTCGAAAGTAGATTCTGTAAATGTGCATGAAGGTGATGAAGAAGTTGCTAAAATTATGGCAAAATACGATTTAGAAGCCATTCCTGTGGTAGATGATAATAACGTTTTATTAGGTAGAATTACTATTGACGATATCTTAGACGTTATTAAAGAAGAGGCAGATAAAGATTACCAAATGGCGGCTGGTTTTTCTCAAGATGTAGAAGCAAATGATACTATTTGGGAACTTACAAAAGCACGTTTACCTTGGTTAATTTTAGCGCTGTTTGGTGGTTTCATTTCCGTTTCTATTTTAGGAAGTTTTAATGGAGCCATGGAAAAACATTTTGAACTCTTCTTTTTTACTCCGTTAATTGCTGCGATGGCAGGAAATGTTGGTGTACAATCTTCTGCTATTATTGTACAAGGTTTGGCAAATGATAGCTTAAAGGGTTCGCTTTTTAAAAGATTGTTAAAAGAAATTTTGCAAGGTTTACTAAATGGTTTTGTATTGGCAACTTTATTAATGTCTGCAGGAATGTTGTTTCTAGGCTTCTCTTTTTCTTTAGGAATTACGGTTGCAGCATCTCTGGTTTCTGTAATTATTATCGCTTCAATTATTGGTACATTTATCCCTATTATTTTGGCAAAAAGAGGAATAGATCCTGCTTTGGCAACAGGTCCTTTTATTACTACTAGTAATGATATTTTAGGAATTTTAATCTATTTTTCTATTGCAAAATTAGTCTTAGGTTTTTAATAACTTCCCTTTTGGAAGCGACTTCATTAATTCTCTTAATTAGTGCTTTTATCTCTTTTTTTTAGGAAATATTCAAGGTATTTATGACTATGCATAAAGCTGTTTTTAGAATTTTAATTTACGCTTTTGTATAACATAAAAAAACCTTTCTGAATTAACAGAAAGGTCTTTTTCTTTTTCTTCTTAACGTTAGAAATAGGCCCCTAATCCTAGATCTGCAATTAGTCCCAATTAATTTATAGATTTTTTAATAAAAAACATCTACACTACAAAAATAGTTTTACTAATTAGAATAATTATACGAAAAACCGTAATTAGAACTGTAGATTTCCGCAAAACCAAGAATTAATCTATAATTCCTAGTTCTTTTGCCTTTAAAATTAAATCTGTATTATTATTTGCGTTTAAATCTGTTCTTAAATTTGCTAATTTTGTTTCGATAGAACGAAGCTTTAAAAGAGAGCCATCATGTTTTGTTATAATACCTTCTAAATTACCAATTTTCGGATGGTTAGGAAGCTCTTTTAACACTTGAATAGCAACATCATCCATTTGTATCTGAACAATGTTTCTTCGCATTATTTTTTGATGAATTTCATGCGTGTAATAAAAGTCGTTTGCTAACATTTTTTGAACAGCGAAACCAATTTCTGTAGCATCACATTTACTTTTTAATAAATATGCATTGGGGTTTAAATTACTAATTACATTGTAAACTCTATTGGTTTCTGTATGACCAGTAATTACACCTATTCTAATATCTATTTCATTGTTTCTAATAGCTTTAATTAGTTCTTCACCTCCATCTAAATTTGTAGCTTCATTACAATTATCGAAACTTAAATCTGTAAATAAGATATGAAAAGGGTTCTTATTTTGATGTGTTTTTATCAACTCAAAAGCGTTATCACAATTATTCGTTGTAACCAACTCAAAATCTCCCACATCTTTTAAAGAGCACAAAATTCCTTGTAGTACTAATTGATGATCATCTGCTATTAAAATTCTAGTTTTATTTGCCACTTTTAGGTATTTCTATATTTATAATTGTTCCTTTTTTTAACTTGCTTTCAATAGAAAAAACACCATTAATTTCTTCAATACGTTCTTGTATATTTTTCAAACCAATTCCTTTTCTTAGACTGTTTACATCAAATCCTATTCCGTTATCTGAAACTGTTAAAAAAACAGCTTTTTTTGTTTCATTAAATGTTAAAGTAATTGCTGTTGCTTGCGCATGTTTTTTAGAATTCTGAATACTTTCTCTAATCGATAAAAATAAAGTTCTTTTAATAGAATTATTTACGGCTTTCCATAAAACACTATCAATTTCTATTATTTTAATTTTAAAGTCAATTTCAAAAAAATCTGAAACAATATTTATTATCTGATCTTTAAAAGGTACTTTATCAAAACTCTCGCTACTTAATTGATGTGATAAATTTCTAACATTTTCCTTTATAACATCCAAACTTTTGGCTGCTTTTAATTGATTTGTTTTTTCCAATTTTAAGTGCAACATACTAATATCTCCTGCAACCTCATCATGTAAAGATTTTGCAATTTGCTGGCGTTCTTTTTCACGAGCTTCAATTTGCTGCATCTTTGCTTCAAAAATCATTTTCTTTCTTCTTATCGAAACAATACTTAGACCAAAACCTATAAACAAAACACTAACTCCGGCAAGTAACCAACCTATTATTTTATGTTGCTTTTCTGTTTCTAATTCTAAATGTTTTCTAGCGTTTTCTTCTTTTAAATACTCATTTTCTATATCTTTCTTTTCGGTTTCATATCTAACTTTAGCAAACTGATTTTTTAAAGATCTTTCTCTAGTAAATAAACTATCGCTTAATTTTATATAATCTTTTAAATACTTTTTAGCAGTTTCTCCTTTAGTAAGCTGTGATAAAAATTCTAAACACTCTAAAACTTGTTTATTATTTCTTGTTTCTTTTCCTAATTCTAAACCTCTCTTTGCATGTTTTTTTGCTAAAGAATATTTTTTATTCTTTAAATACGCTTCTGCTAAAAAACTATGTGAAACACTTTGTGAATAGAGGTTTTTGGTTTTTATTCTACTTTTTAAAACTATTTTATAACCTTCTATTGCTTTTTCTGTTTTTCCTTCTCTAAAGTATACGGCAGATAAGTTTCCTAAAAGAGCTTGGTATTGTTTGGGGTGTTTCGTTTCTAGACTATCAGAGTTTAAGCCTTCCTTAAACAAAGAAGCTGCTTTTTTTAAATTTCCTTCATCTTTATAAGTCATTCCAATATTACTCAATAGGTTTAAGTAATTTTTTTCTCTTCTATGTTTTACAGTATTAAACTTACAAATTTTCTGTGCTTTCAAATAATAAAATCTCGCCTCTTTAGGCTTTTTTAAGTGACCTAACGCATTCCCTAAAGTTTGGTATAAAGAAATTAGTGTTCTATATTTTTTAAGAGGTTCTATATATTTTAAGCCTTCAATAGTTGTTATTTCGCAACCTATGAAATCTAGCTCTTTTACTTGTATAATAGCCATAGATAATAACCTTCTCCCTATTTCAAGAGAATCTTTTAGTGCTATAGAAACATTTTTTGATTTATGGTAATAATAAAAAGTACTATCTAAATTATTTTTGATCTTATGGTTTAAAGCTTCTAGATGATATGCTTTTGCTAGAGAAAAAGAGTCTTTCTTAAGTTGAAAGTGTTTTAGTAATTTATTTTTGGAAAATGTTAGCCCTAAAGTATCTTTTATAAAATAACTTTGTTTTGCGTACTCAATACTTGTTTGCTTTATAAGAGAATCTATTTTTAATTCTTCAGAAAGCAGCACTGCCCTTTTTAAATATGGAAATTTGTCTGCTCCTTTCGCGTTCTTTAAATAAAAAGCAATAGAATCTATATTTTTACCTAATTCTTTTTTTTGAGAAGACACAGAAAGACTTGCTAACAATAAAAAAAACACTATTTTTTTTTGCGCAAAAAATAAGCTCCTTATTTTTTTAAATAATTGGAGTTTACTCATCCTACTTTAAGGTTCAAACTAATTAATAATTCTATAAAGTTCTTTTCTTTTTGCTTCATTTTAATAGAGGTTTTTCGTAAAGCTTTAAAAATATAATTTTAGAATTAAAACCAACTATAATTTATTCATTTTCTGAAATAAATCCCAAATAACAACACCTGTTGTTACCGATATATTTAAGGAATGCTTGGTCCCTAATTGAGGTATTTCTATACATAAATCGGAAGCACTTACTACCTCTTGCTGCACTCCTTTTACTTCATTTCCCATTACAATAGCATATTTTTCATCTTTCTTCGGATAAAAAGTATCTAATTTTGTGCTGTGTTCGGCTTGTTCAATTGCTAAAACTTTTATACCATCTACTTTCAATTTTTCAACTAAAGTAAGCGTATCTTCCACATATTCCCAAGCAACAGATTCGGTTGCCCCCAAAGCTGTTTTATGAATTTCTTTATTAGGCGGTGTTGCGCAAATACCACACAAATAGATTTTTTCAATAAGAAAAGCATCGCTAGTTCTAAAAACAGAACCAATATTATTTAAACTTCTAATATTGTCTAAAATGACAATAATTGGCGTTTTTTTTATCGTTTTAAATTCATCAACTGTAATTCTGCCTAACTCGTTATTCTTTAATTTCCTCATATCTTGTGAATAAGTTCACAGCAAACTGCTACTAAATACTGCGTACTAATTTTTATCTTCGCAAAACTAACTGAAAATTTCTAAAAACTTGGCAAAACCGAAACCAAAAAAGGTAACTCCTTTAATGAAACAATACAATGCTATCAAGACCAGATATCCTGATGCGATGTTACTTTTTCGTGTGGGAGATTTCTACGAAACCTTTGGTGAAGATGCTAAAAAAGCTGCCGGAGTTTTAGGGATTACCTTAACCAAACGTGGCGCAGGAAGTGAAACAGAAACTGCTTTGGCTGGTTTTCCTCATCATTCTTTAAACACCTATTTGCCAAAGTTGGTAAAAGCGGGCATGCGTGTTGCTATTTGTGATCAGTTAGAAGATCCAAAAATGACCAAAACCATTGTAAAACGTGGTGTTACAGAACTGGTTACACCTGGAGTCTCTTTAAACGACGAAGTTTTACAAACAAAAACTAACAACTTTTTAGCTGCTATTCATTTTGATAAAAAACAACTCGGAATTTCATTTTTAGATGTTTCTACTGGTGAATATTTGGTGGCGCAAGGAAATGCAGAATACATCGATAAATTATTGCAAAACTTTAGTCCGAGTGAAGTTTTAGTCCAGAAACAACACAAACAACAATTTTTAGAACTTTTTGAAAACCGTTATTATACATTTTATTTAGACGATTGGGTTTTTCAAAAGGAATATGCAAACGAAACGTTACACAATCATTTTGAGGTAAAAAGCTTAAAAGGTTTTGGAATTCAGGATTTAAAAAACGGAATTATTGCTGCCGGAGCAGTGATGTATTATTTGTCTGAAACACAGCACAATCAACTAAAACACATTCAGCATATTAGCAGAATTGCAGAAGATAATTATGTTTGGATGGATCGTTTTACCGTTCGAAATTTGGAGCTTTACAATCCGAATTCTATAAACGCCGTAACACTTTTAGATGTTATTGATAAAACCATTTCGCCAATGGGCGGAAGACTCTTAAAACGGTGGTTAGCGCTTCCATTAAAAAATATCGAGGAGATTAAAAATCGTCATGAATTGGTAAAATTCTTCATAGATTCTGATGATTTTTCGAAGACAGTAACGTATCAGTTAAAACAAATATCAGACCTTGAAAGACTGATTTCTAAAGTTGCAACTGGCAAAGCTTCTCCAAGAGAAATTGTCTTGTTAAAAGATTCTCTAAAAGCAATTTTGCCGATAAAATCATCCGCAGAAAGTAGCGAAAACGAGACTGTTAAGGTATTAGGAAATCAATTACATACGTGTACCGATTTAATTGAAAAAATTTATGAAACCTTATTTGACAATGCGCCTGTAAACATAAATAAAGGAAAGGCCATTGCAACTGGAGTTCATCAAGAATTAGACGATTTACGTGCCATTTCCAATACAGGAAAGGAATATTTAGACAATATGCTAAAACGTGAAACAGAACGCACGGGAATTAGCAGTTTAAAGATTTCGTTCAATAATGTTTTTGGGTATTATATTGAAGTTAGAAATTCTCATAAAGACAAAGTCCCAGAAGAATGGATCAGAAAACAAACCTTGGTAAATGCAGAGCGCTATATTACGGAAGAATTAAAAGAATACGAAACAAAAATTTTAGGTGCTGAAGAGAAAATTCAGAAATTAGAGCAAGAAATATTTTCTAAGTTATTACAATATATCATACAATATGTGCAAATTGTTCAAGAAAATGCGCAAATTATAGCAAAAATTGATTGTTTACTCGCTTTTTCTGTATTAGCTATTGATAACAATTATGTACGTCCGATTATGGATGAAAGTACCGATTTAGAAATTAAAAACGGAAGACATCCTGTTATTGAAAAACAGTTGCCAATAGACCAAACTTATATTGCCAATGATGTTGTTTTAAATAGAAATCAGCAACAAATAATTATGATTACCGGACCCAATATGTCTGGTAAATCGGCTATTTTAAGACAAACTGCATTGATTGTTTTGTTAGCACAAATGGGAAGTTATGTGCCTGCTCAAAATGCAAAAATTGGTATTGTAGACAAAATTTTTACACGTGTTGGTGCAAGTGATAATATTTCTATGGGCGAATCTACATTTATGGTAGAAATGAACGAAACAGCTTCGATTTTGAATAATGTTTCTGAGCGCAGTTTAATATTATTAGATGAAATTGGTAGAGGAACGTCTACTTATGACGGAATTTCGATTGCATGGGCAATTTCAGAGTTCTTACACGAGCACCCAACCAAAGCAAAAACATTATTTGCTACGCATTACCATGAACTGAATGAAATGACCACTACTTTTGAGCGCATTAAAAACTTTAATGTGTCTGTAAAAGAGTTGAAAGACAACATTATTTTCCTACGTAAGCTCGTTTCTGGAGGCTCTAATCATAGTTTTGGTATTCACGTAGCCAAACTTGCTGGAATGCCAAATATGGTGATTCACAGAGCAAATAAAATACTAGCACAATTAGAAAAGAATAATAAAAGTGCAGAGGTAAAAGATGCTTTAAAACAAACACAGCATGAAGAAATGCAGCTTAGCTTTTTTAAGCTAGATGACCCGCTTTTAGAAAACATTAGAGAAGAAATTTTAGCAACAAATATAGATACGTTAACGCCTATTGAAGCATTAATGAAATTGAATGAGATTAAACGAATGTTGTTGAAGAAGTAATGGTAAATAATTTAGAACAAGGTTTTTTCGGAATTGGAATTCAGAATGGAAAAACTCCTGAAAATTTAGGTGTTTTATGGCGTTCTGCCCAAAATATGGGCGCTAGTTATATTTTTACCATTGGTAATCGCTATGCAAAACAAGCTTGCGACACGCATAAAGCAATTGGTGCAATGCCTTATTTTCATTACGAGACTTTCGAGGATTTCTTTAACAACCTCCCAAAAGGCGCTATGTTAGTAGGTGTAGAATTAGATGAAAAAGCAGTACAATTAGAAACCTTTGAGCATCCTAGACGTTGTGTTTATTTATTGGGCGCAGAAGATCATGGAATGTCTAAA from Polaribacter sp. ALD11 includes the following:
- a CDS encoding RNA methyltransferase, coding for MVNNLEQGFFGIGIQNGKTPENLGVLWRSAQNMGASYIFTIGNRYAKQACDTHKAIGAMPYFHYETFEDFFNNLPKGAMLVGVELDEKAVQLETFEHPRRCVYLLGAEDHGMSKIAIEKSHHLVKFKSELSLNVAVAGSIIMYDRQTKLNF
- the mutS gene encoding DNA mismatch repair protein MutS, whose translation is MAKPKPKKVTPLMKQYNAIKTRYPDAMLLFRVGDFYETFGEDAKKAAGVLGITLTKRGAGSETETALAGFPHHSLNTYLPKLVKAGMRVAICDQLEDPKMTKTIVKRGVTELVTPGVSLNDEVLQTKTNNFLAAIHFDKKQLGISFLDVSTGEYLVAQGNAEYIDKLLQNFSPSEVLVQKQHKQQFLELFENRYYTFYLDDWVFQKEYANETLHNHFEVKSLKGFGIQDLKNGIIAAGAVMYYLSETQHNQLKHIQHISRIAEDNYVWMDRFTVRNLELYNPNSINAVTLLDVIDKTISPMGGRLLKRWLALPLKNIEEIKNRHELVKFFIDSDDFSKTVTYQLKQISDLERLISKVATGKASPREIVLLKDSLKAILPIKSSAESSENETVKVLGNQLHTCTDLIEKIYETLFDNAPVNINKGKAIATGVHQELDDLRAISNTGKEYLDNMLKRETERTGISSLKISFNNVFGYYIEVRNSHKDKVPEEWIRKQTLVNAERYITEELKEYETKILGAEEKIQKLEQEIFSKLLQYIIQYVQIVQENAQIIAKIDCLLAFSVLAIDNNYVRPIMDESTDLEIKNGRHPVIEKQLPIDQTYIANDVVLNRNQQQIIMITGPNMSGKSAILRQTALIVLLAQMGSYVPAQNAKIGIVDKIFTRVGASDNISMGESTFMVEMNETASILNNVSERSLILLDEIGRGTSTYDGISIAWAISEFLHEHPTKAKTLFATHYHELNEMTTTFERIKNFNVSVKELKDNIIFLRKLVSGGSNHSFGIHVAKLAGMPNMVIHRANKILAQLEKNNKSAEVKDALKQTQHEEMQLSFFKLDDPLLENIREEILATNIDTLTPIEALMKLNEIKRMLLKK